A window of Vigna unguiculata cultivar IT97K-499-35 chromosome 4, ASM411807v1, whole genome shotgun sequence contains these coding sequences:
- the LOC114181253 gene encoding uncharacterized protein LOC114181253 isoform X2 has product MEMKVSRRVNWWRNMMYPLRRVWFSVATRFGFRKNGLLKLRHDVRACEYEDIQVMWEMLNRNESEFGHSSKKSNKNNSNNKKKGHCWKLLNWARCAPYYYMCRRA; this is encoded by the exons ATGGAGATGAAGGTTTCTCGGCGGGTGAATTGGTGGCGGAACATGATGTACCCCCTTCGACGGGTTTGGTTCAGTGTCGCCACGCGTTTCGGATTTCGCAAAAATG GGTTGCTGAAACTAAGGCATGATGTGAGGGCATGTGAGTATGAGGACATTCAAGTGATGTGGGAGATGCTGAACAGAAATGAATCAGAGTTTGGTCATTCTTCGAAGAAATCGAACAaaaacaacagcaacaacaagaAAAAGGGACATTGTTGGAAGTTGCTGAACTGGGCAAGGTGTGCTCCATATTACTACATGTGCCGCCGTgcctga
- the LOC114181253 gene encoding uncharacterized protein LOC114181253 isoform X1 has translation MEMKVSRRVNWWRNMMYPLRRVWFSVATRFGFRKNDRGNMVEVKLELTEKAKLDECVGNKFSGLLKLRHDVRACEYEDIQVMWEMLNRNESEFGHSSKKSNKNNSNNKKKGHCWKLLNWARCAPYYYMCRRA, from the exons ATGGAGATGAAGGTTTCTCGGCGGGTGAATTGGTGGCGGAACATGATGTACCCCCTTCGACGGGTTTGGTTCAGTGTCGCCACGCGTTTCGGATTTCGCAAAAATG ATAGGGGAAACATGGTTGAAGTGAAATTAGAGTTGACAGAAAAAGCTAAACTAGATGAATGTGTGGGAAACAAATTTTCAGGGTTGCTGAAACTAAGGCATGATGTGAGGGCATGTGAGTATGAGGACATTCAAGTGATGTGGGAGATGCTGAACAGAAATGAATCAGAGTTTGGTCATTCTTCGAAGAAATCGAACAaaaacaacagcaacaacaagaAAAAGGGACATTGTTGGAAGTTGCTGAACTGGGCAAGGTGTGCTCCATATTACTACATGTGCCGCCGTgcctga
- the LOC114180330 gene encoding uncharacterized protein LOC114180330 encodes MFLLSPFSFLLHFTSSFQLFLFSPSFSTSPRLPPFLFAHWVLQPRSEGERIRVRVVDNDSLTSKGEELAPVVSTTLKLEFQFRKKIDELMLKNPETASEISPNDPIGVIFGKEHPGRVRELLYGACPTLAFQQSTTRIRGINFASPNAASPHDEDKFVKIENELATVKNQVQTLLAYIASKENVPEHVATMVAGLAPDIESGVPSPHEILGSSGGSKTS; translated from the exons ATGtttctcctttctcctttctcctttctccttcaTTTCACCTCTTCGTTTCagctctttctcttttctccttccTTCTCGACTAGTCCACGATTGCCTCCGTTCTTATTTGCTCATTGGGTTCTTCAACCTCGTTCTGAAGGAGAAAG GATTAGGGTTCGCGTGGTGGACAACGACAGTTTGACATCGAAGGGCGAGGAACTCGCACCAGTTGTCTCCACCACACTGAAGCTCGAATTTCAGTTTCG gaaaaaaattgatgaattgaTGTTGAAAAATCCGGAAACTGCATCTGAAATATCTCCAAATGATCCTATTGGTGTCATATTTGGAAAAGAGCATCCAGGTCGGGTTAGAGAACTTTTGTATGGCGCGTGTCCTACTCTTGCTTTTCAACAATCAACTACAAGAATAAGAGGAATCAACTTTGCTTCACCTAATGCAGCTTCACCACATGATGAAGACAAGTTTGTGAAGATTGAAAATGAACTTGCAACTGTCAAGAACCAAGTGCAAACACTGCTTGCCTATATTGCTTCTAAAGAAAATGTTCCAGAACATGTAGCTACAATGGTTGCTGGTTTG GCACCAGATATTGAAAGTGGTGTGCCATCTCCGCATGAAATACTAGGATCAAGTGGTGGAAGCAAAACATCTTAG
- the LOC114181683 gene encoding cytochrome P450 82A4-like, with the protein MDFVLSYMNSTTIGLLSLTLFCLFLYNNFKLFPCKEAPTAAGAWPVLGHLPLLSASKTPHRMLGALAEKYGPIFTIKLGSKKALVINNWEIAKECFTTNDTVVSSRPKLVAMELMGYNQAIFAFSPYGPYWRELRKITTFEILSSRRVEQLEHVRVSEVQNSIKELYNVWCSQKGESGYALVELNQWFSHLAFNMVLRMVVGKRFFGGENMDDEKAQRCVKAVDEFMRLLGVFAVGDAIPWLRWFDFGGHERAMKETAKDLDIVLGEWLEEHRQKKGLDEVQDFMDVMISLFDGRTVDGFDADTMIKSTVLSVIAGGADTSNIVLTWIISLILKNPSVLKKVKIELDIQIGKEKLVSESDISKLTYLQAIVKETLRLYPPSPLSGSREFTENCTLSGYNIKKGTRLITNLWKIHTDHNVWKDPLEFKPERFLTTHKDIDIKGQHFELLPFGSGRRICPGVSFGLQMVHFTLATFLHSFEILSSSSYPIDMAESFGLTNTKATPLKILIKPRLSFSCCESH; encoded by the exons atggatTTTGTTCTAAGTTACATGAATTCCACTACCATTGGACTTCTGTCTCTAACCCTCTTCTGTTTATTTCTGTACAATAACTTCAAATTGTTTCCATGCAAAGAGGCTCCCACAGCCGCAGGAGCATGGCCAGTACTGGGTCACCTTCCGTTGTTGAGTGCTTCAAAGACACCCCATAGAATGTTGGGTGCTTTGGCTGAAAAATATGGACCCATCTTCACCATCAAACTCGGTTCCAAAAAGGCTTTGGTAATCAACAACTGGGAAATAGCAAAGGAATGTTTCACCACAAACGACACGGTGGTTTCCTCTCGCCCCAAGCTTGTCGCCATGGAACTCATGGGCTACAACCAAGCCATCTTTGCCTTTTCACCCTACGGTCCCTATTGGCGCGAGCTACGAAAGATTACAACTTTTGAGATCCTTTCCTCTCGTCGAGTGGAACAACTGGAGCATGTTCGTGTCTCAGAAGTTCAGAACTCGATCAAAGAGTTGTATAATGTTTGGTGTAGCCAAAAGGGTGAGTCTGGGTATGCCTTGGTGGAGCTGAACCAATGGTTTTCCCACTTGGCTTTCAACATGGTCCTTCGAATGGTCGTTGGGAAGAGATTTTTTGGCGGTGAAAACATGGACGATGAGAAGGCACAGCGATGCGTGAAAGCTGTGGATGAATTCATGCGTCTGTTGGGTGTGTTCGCAGTGGGAGATGCTATTCCTTGGTTGAGATGGTTTGATTTTGGAGGCCATGAGAGAGCAATGAAAGAAACTGCCAAAGATTTGGATATTGTTTTAGGTGAGTGGTTAGAGGAACATAGACAAAAGAAGGGTTTGGATGAAGTTCAAGATTTCATGGACGTGATGATTTCCTTGTTTGATGGAAGAACTGTTGATGGGTTTGATGCAGATACCATGATCAAATCCACTGTGCTG TCAGTGATCGCAGGAGGAGCGGACACGAGTAATATTGTTCTTACATGGATAATAtctttgattttgaaaaatccTTCTGTattgaaaaaagttaaaattgaacTAGACATTCAAATTGGAAAAGAGAAATTGGTTAGTGAGTCAGATATAAGTAAGTTAACATATCTCCAAGCCATAGTCAAAGAAACTTTGAGATTGTATCCTCCTAGTCCTCTTTCAGGATCTCGTGAGTTTACAGAAAATTGTACTTTAAGTGGTTATAACATTAAAAAGGGAACTCGTCTAATCACAAATCTTTGGAAGATTCACACAGACCACAATGTTTGGAAAGATCCATTGGAGTTCAAACCAGAAAGGTTTCTAACAACTCACAAAGATATTGACATCAAAGGTCAACATTTTGAGCTATTACCATTTGGAAGTGGTAGAAGAATATGTCCAGGAGTATCCTTTGGCCTTCAAATGGTGCATTTTACTCTTGCTACTTTTTTGCATTCTTTTGAAATTCTAAGTTCATCATCTTATCCTATTGATATGGCAGAATCCTTTGGATTAACCAACACCAAGGCTACTCCACTTAAGATTCTTATTAAACCACGTCTATCTTTTAGTTGTTGTGAAAGCCATTAA
- the LOC114181209 gene encoding cytochrome P450 82A4-like produces the protein MVYLGKILTHQHTTSTKALMDFVLNYLNSTTIGLLSLILFCLFLYNPFKFFQGKEAPTVAGAWPLLGHLPLLSGSKTPHRMLGALAEKYGPIFTIKLGSKNTLVINNWEIAKECFTTNDMVVSSRPKLVAVELMGYNHALFGFAPYGPYWRELRKITTLEILSSRRVEQLQHVRVSEVQNSIKELYNVWCSQKGESGYALVELKQWFSHLAFNMVLRMVVGKRYFGGENLDDEKAQRCVKAVEEFMRLLGVFTVGDAIPWLRWFDFGGHEKAMKETSKDLDIVLGEWLEEHREKKGLGEVQDFMDVMISLFDGRTVDGFDADTMIKSTVLSLISGGSDTSNTVLTWIISLILRNPSVLEKAKIELDIQIGKEKLVSESDISKLTYLQAIVKETLRLYPPGPLSGPREFTENCTLSGYNIKKGTRLITNLWKIHTDHNVWKDPLEFKPERFLTTHKDVDIKGQHFELLPFGSGRRMCPGVSFGLQMVHFTLATFLHSFEILSSSSDPIDMTESFGLTNTKATPLKILIKPRLSFSCYESH, from the exons ATGGTCTATTTAGGGAAGATTCTCACTCACCAACACACAACCTCAACAAAAGCTCTAATGGATTTTGTTCTAAATTACCTGAATTCCACTACCATTGGACTTCTTTCTCTAATCCTCTTCTGCTTATTTCTGTATAATCCCTTCAAATTTTTTCAAGGTAAAGAGGCTCCCACAGTTGCAGGAGCATGGCCATTACTCGGTCACCTTCCACTGTTGAGTGGTTCAAAGACACCCCATAGAATGTTGGGTGCTTTGGCTGAAAAATATGGACCCATCTTCACCATCAAACTCGGTTCCAAAAACACTTTGGTAATCAACAACTGGGAAATAGCAAAGGAATGTTTCACCACAAACGACATGGTGGTTTCCTCTCGCCCCAAGCTTGTCGCCGTTGAACTCATGGGCTACAACCATGCCCTCTTTGGGTTTGCGCCCTACGGTCCCTATTGGCGCGAGCTACGAAAGATTACAACTTTAGAGATCCTTTCCTCTCGTCGAGTGGAACAACTGCAGCATGTTCGTGTCTCAGAAGTTCAGAACTCGATCAAAGAGTTGTATAATGTTTGGTGTAGCCAAAAGGGTGAGTCTGGGTATGCCTTGGTGGAGCTGAAGCAATGGTTTTCTCACTTGGCTTTCAACATGGTCCTTCGAATGGTCGTTGGGAAGAGATATTTTGGCGGTGAAAACTTGGACGATGAGAAGGCACAGCGATGCGTGAAAGCTGTGGAGGAATTCATGCGTCTGTTGGGTGTGTTCACAGTGGGAGATGCCATTCCTTGGTTGAGATGGTTTGATTTTGGAGGCCATGAGAAAGCAATGAAAGAAACTTCGAAAGATTTGGATATTGTTTTGGGTGAGTGGTTAGAGGAACATAGAGAAAAGAAGGGTTTGGGTGAAGTTCAAGATTTCATGGACGTGATGATTTCCTTGTTTGATGGAAGAACTGTTGATGGGTTTGATGCAGATACCATGATCAAATCCACTGTGCTG TCGTTGATTTCAGGAGGAAGTGACACGAGTAATACTGTTCTTACGTGGATAATATCTTTGATTTTGAGAAATCCTTCTGTATTGGAAAAAGCTAAAATTGAACTAGACATTCAAATTGGAAAAGAGAAATTGGTGAGTGAGTCGGATATAAGTAAGTTAACGTATCTCCAAGCTATAGTCAAAGAAACTTTGAGATTGTATCCTCCTGGTCCTCTTTCAGGACCTCGTGAGTTCACAGAAAATTGTACTTTAAGTGGTTATAACATTAAAAAGGGAACTCGTCTAATCACAAATCTTTGGAAGATTCACACAGACCATAATGTTTGGAAAGATCCATTGGAGTTCAAACCAGAAAGGTTTCTAACAACTCACAAAGATGTTGACATTAAAGGTCAACATTTTGAGCTATTACCATTTGGAAGTGGTAGAAGAATGTGTCCAGGAGTATCCTTTGGCCTTCAAATGGTGCATTTTACTCTTGCTACTTTTTTGCATTCTTTTGAAATTCTAAGTTCATCATCTGATCCTATTGATATGACAGAATCCTTTGGATTAACCAACACCAAGGCTACTCCACTTAAGATTCTTATTAAACCACGTCTATCTTTTAGTTGTTATGAAAGCCATTAA